The Aureispira anguillae genome contains a region encoding:
- a CDS encoding arginase family protein, producing MLKNLIQDHTLSLLDPANFETFQYGQSILQYTGNNANLKTTDIAIFAWGDAEGYEKIRTALYALSTNFNLGKVIDLGVVTQNLVPLIELVDLLLQQNVFPIIITPDEQAIKGQLKAYEQRSEMLNLAIFDAKIPYSFTSNNGLINQLLAYHPHLLFHLNCIGSQSYLTDKNAVGFLEDKYFEVHRLGKIQARLEEIEPMVRNIDLAAFSIGTIRAADAPANTFKNPNGFLAAEACKIMRYISMSDQLSSLCIHGFDLKIEDQNQTANMIAQLIWFAIEGFFARTKEYPIQKKTLRAYVVDNKTLDMPISFYKSNKSDRWWFEIPQALHPQHQLIACSYLDYKIACEGDLPDRLLNAINRLT from the coding sequence ATGCTAAAAAACCTGATCCAAGATCATACGCTTTCTCTTTTAGATCCTGCTAATTTTGAAACATTTCAATATGGACAATCTATCCTACAATATACTGGCAACAATGCCAATTTAAAAACAACAGATATTGCGATTTTTGCATGGGGAGATGCAGAAGGTTATGAAAAAATTCGTACAGCGCTCTATGCCTTATCTACGAATTTTAACCTAGGAAAAGTTATAGATTTGGGCGTTGTTACTCAAAATCTAGTACCACTCATAGAGTTAGTTGATTTGTTGCTGCAACAAAACGTTTTCCCCATCATTATTACTCCTGATGAACAAGCTATCAAGGGACAATTAAAAGCGTATGAACAACGATCAGAAATGCTTAACTTAGCTATTTTTGATGCCAAAATCCCCTATTCTTTCACCTCTAATAATGGTCTAATTAACCAATTATTAGCCTATCACCCGCATTTATTATTTCATCTAAATTGCATTGGTTCTCAATCCTACCTAACGGACAAAAATGCCGTTGGATTTTTAGAGGATAAATACTTTGAAGTTCACCGCTTAGGAAAAATACAAGCTAGATTGGAAGAAATAGAGCCTATGGTTCGAAATATTGATTTGGCGGCGTTTTCAATTGGAACAATTCGTGCAGCAGATGCACCTGCCAATACCTTTAAAAATCCCAATGGTTTCTTAGCAGCAGAGGCTTGCAAAATTATGCGCTACATTAGCATGAGCGATCAGTTGTCTTCTCTTTGTATTCATGGTTTTGATTTGAAGATTGAAGACCAAAACCAAACCGCCAATATGATTGCGCAATTAATTTGGTTTGCAATAGAAGGTTTTTTTGCTAGAACAAAGGAGTATCCCATCCAGAAAAAAACATTAAGGGCTTATGTTGTAGACAACAAAACCTTGGATATGCCCATTTCTTTTTACAAAAGTAATAAAAGTGATCGTTGGTGGTTTGAGATTCCTCAAGCCTTGCATCCTCAACATCAATTAATTGCTTGTTCGTACTTAGACTACAAGATTGCCTGCGAAGGAGATTTACCAGACCGCCTATTAAATGCCATCAACCGACTCACTTAA
- a CDS encoding energy transducer TonB, whose protein sequence is MKKIFSSIIVSALILLCQSAYAQEDEPRFPGCDDPADVDCADMKMMQFVFSNLKHPDGNPGGEVVASFMVKASGELTDVSIVESLSPACDEEVTRIVNLMPNWLPAKVEGAETDMEWELVVKFIAK, encoded by the coding sequence ATGAAAAAAATATTTTCCTCTATAATAGTTAGTGCTCTTATTCTTCTTTGTCAAAGTGCTTATGCACAAGAAGATGAACCTAGATTTCCTGGTTGTGATGATCCAGCAGATGTGGACTGTGCTGATATGAAAATGATGCAGTTTGTTTTTAGTAATTTGAAACATCCTGATGGAAATCCTGGCGGAGAAGTTGTTGCCTCGTTTATGGTCAAAGCTTCTGGAGAATTGACAGATGTATCTATTGTAGAAAGTTTATCACCAGCTTGTGATGAAGAAGTAACTCGAATTGTTAATTTGATGCCAAATTGGTTACCAGCGAAAGTAGAAGGTGCTGAAACAGACATGGAATGGGAGTTGGTAGTTAAATTTATTGCAAAATAA
- a CDS encoding energy transducer TonB encodes MRIFFLLPILVITNLTITWAQPNDSSILTKVDIPPLFEGCDDPLISEEQRQACSVPKIQAFINQNIVYPDSARSHQIEGVVVVRFSVTEKGAITDLELIRNIGFGCGQEAMRVIRMMPVFRPALRNGLPVATQMTLPIRFKKIDEAAADNKNLYQIHWGTAYQNKLTKEKLKELLKRHLIVRDYYGNTYDINYLTLLIESNTKEIEIETRGNNLSKEMLRALKKVRLGQAITFKVLIQKNYQDIEVSRALTIVK; translated from the coding sequence ATGCGCATCTTTTTTCTATTACCTATATTGGTGATCACCAATCTTACTATAACTTGGGCTCAACCCAACGATTCATCTATTTTGACCAAAGTAGATATTCCTCCTTTGTTTGAAGGTTGTGATGATCCGCTTATTAGCGAAGAACAAAGGCAGGCTTGCTCGGTGCCCAAAATTCAGGCATTTATCAATCAAAATATTGTTTACCCCGATAGTGCTAGATCGCATCAAATAGAAGGGGTCGTAGTGGTGCGTTTTTCGGTTACAGAAAAAGGAGCGATTACAGACCTAGAATTAATTCGAAACATTGGCTTTGGTTGTGGACAAGAGGCAATGAGAGTAATTCGGATGATGCCTGTTTTTAGACCTGCCTTAAGAAATGGTCTGCCTGTGGCTACTCAAATGACACTACCTATTCGTTTCAAAAAAATAGATGAGGCTGCGGCTGACAACAAAAATCTATACCAAATACACTGGGGAACGGCTTACCAAAATAAGCTTACCAAAGAAAAGTTGAAGGAACTGCTCAAACGGCACCTTATTGTTAGAGATTATTATGGAAATACCTATGATATTAATTATTTGACCTTACTCATTGAGTCTAATACTAAAGAGATCGAAATAGAAACAAGGGGCAATAATCTTAGTAAGGAAATGTTGAGAGCACTAAAGAAAGTACGTTTAGGACAAGCGATTACCTTTAAGGTTCTTATTCAAAAGAATTATCAAGATATAGAAGTGAGTCGAGCCTTAACAATCGTTAAGTGA
- a CDS encoding Glu/Leu/Phe/Val dehydrogenase dimerization domain-containing protein — protein sequence MELLQKYKEKEPEIVFEWTDQETGAKGWVVINSLRGGAAGGGTRMRKGLNREEVISLAKVMEVKFSVCGPNIGGAKSGINFDPNDPRKDGVLKRWYKAVIPLLKNYYGTGGDLNVDELKDVIPITQDLGLWHPQQGIVKGHFNSNEGERIEILGQLRQGVSKIVEDPRYTPSVKAKLAVADLITGYGVAESVVHYYDLYHNTNLKGKKVIVQGWGNVAAAAAAYYLAKDGAKIVGIIDIAGGIINPEGLSFEEVTNLYLNKKGNKLDAPNMLSFEEASSKIWDLEADVFIPGAASKLVTRAQMDALIGKGLQVVSCGANVPFVDDQVFFGPTAKYTDEKISVIPDFIANCGMARVFAYLMQSHALLTDESIFTDVSQIIREGLNNTRAVNSDPTLISTTALTIALEALMGTNTIEV from the coding sequence ATGGAACTACTACAAAAATACAAAGAGAAAGAACCTGAAATTGTTTTTGAATGGACAGACCAAGAAACAGGAGCAAAAGGATGGGTTGTAATTAACTCTTTGAGAGGCGGTGCTGCTGGAGGGGGAACTCGTATGCGTAAAGGGCTAAATAGAGAAGAAGTAATCTCTTTAGCTAAAGTCATGGAGGTTAAATTTTCTGTGTGTGGACCTAATATTGGTGGTGCAAAATCAGGAATTAATTTTGACCCTAATGACCCTCGCAAAGATGGTGTTCTAAAACGATGGTATAAAGCAGTTATTCCTTTACTCAAAAATTACTACGGAACAGGAGGCGATTTGAATGTTGATGAGCTAAAAGATGTCATTCCAATTACGCAAGATTTGGGCTTGTGGCACCCTCAACAAGGAATTGTAAAGGGACATTTTAATTCTAACGAAGGGGAACGCATTGAAATATTGGGGCAATTGCGCCAAGGGGTATCAAAAATTGTAGAAGACCCTAGATATACACCGTCTGTAAAAGCTAAATTGGCAGTTGCCGATTTGATTACAGGTTATGGTGTTGCCGAATCAGTTGTGCATTACTACGATTTGTATCATAATACAAACCTTAAAGGCAAGAAAGTTATCGTACAAGGTTGGGGCAATGTTGCTGCTGCTGCTGCTGCTTACTACTTGGCAAAGGATGGTGCTAAAATTGTTGGTATCATTGATATTGCAGGAGGAATTATTAATCCAGAAGGTTTGTCTTTTGAAGAAGTAACCAATCTTTATTTGAACAAAAAGGGCAATAAATTAGATGCTCCTAATATGCTTTCTTTTGAAGAAGCTAGTAGTAAAATTTGGGACTTGGAGGCTGATGTCTTTATTCCTGGTGCGGCTTCTAAATTAGTCACTAGAGCACAAATGGATGCTTTGATTGGTAAAGGATTGCAGGTGGTTTCTTGCGGCGCTAATGTTCCTTTTGTTGACGATCAAGTATTTTTTGGACCAACGGCTAAATATACCGATGAAAAAATTAGTGTAATTCCTGATTTTATCGCTAATTGTGGAATGGCACGTGTTTTTGCTTATTTAATGCAGTCTCACGCATTGTTAACGGATGAGAGTATTTTTACAGATGTTTCGCAAATTATTCGTGAAGGTTTGAACAATACACGTGCTGTAAATTCTGATCCTACTTTGATTTCTACAACAGCCTTAACAATTGCATTAGAAGCATTGATGGGGACGAATACAATAGAAGTTTAA
- a CDS encoding OmpA family protein produces MMKKINRLGGVFAGALLLFSVDASQAQISVNPTDDNFITKKDQARHAEWKEGKSQFPGRPRDWWQLGIGAGSFLVSGDVKPAFGWGASVHVRKSIGYVFSLKAEYMFGQASGINYAPSYYKAFPNVAPFTITSSDGNVVTAGDYTTSDAFYANYKIEQHHALSLQMVFNLNNIKFHKKSNKWSLNLLLGLGANLYNTKINALDGNGQTYAPQMNALANKAGGGGANQQYDITKLADRDLVLQELRGMLDDTYETLAQQNANNLVTLGADENRMVLNPFVSVGLSFEYLITPRISIGLEHQSFISDDDFFDGKSRKENGSRTSSIDIPHYTSIRLGFHIGKKDKAIQPLWFVNPLIYPMQDVADLKEKLDDDWFNDTDNDGVPDALDEEKDTPPDTEVDSKGRSLDSDGDGVVNSQDKEPFSPPGYPTDKDGVAQVPKPITPEDVKVMPGDPETGKHPTLVIGDEVYDPLGASGAGGGTLKDWYLPMVHFDLDKYYLRPESYEQLQHVASVMKGYPKLKVVVHGHTDVRSSAEYNDMLSYNRTMTCIDHLVNKYGIDRSRFILKYNGEVDNLIDNANKEAEHFMNRRVEFYIAEDNAQEQSKPAGDGGANRKWKY; encoded by the coding sequence ATGATGAAAAAAATTAACCGATTAGGAGGTGTTTTTGCGGGGGCATTATTACTATTTTCTGTAGATGCATCGCAAGCACAGATTTCTGTTAACCCAACAGATGATAATTTTATTACCAAAAAAGACCAAGCTAGACATGCTGAATGGAAAGAGGGAAAGAGCCAATTTCCTGGTCGTCCAAGAGACTGGTGGCAACTAGGTATAGGAGCTGGTAGCTTTTTAGTAAGTGGCGATGTAAAACCAGCATTTGGTTGGGGAGCATCTGTTCATGTTAGAAAATCTATTGGATATGTATTTTCTTTGAAAGCAGAATATATGTTTGGGCAAGCTAGTGGTATCAACTATGCGCCATCTTATTATAAAGCATTCCCTAATGTTGCTCCATTTACAATTACTTCTTCTGATGGTAATGTTGTAACAGCAGGTGATTACACAACTAGTGATGCCTTCTATGCCAATTACAAAATAGAGCAACACCATGCTCTTTCATTGCAAATGGTTTTTAATTTGAATAATATTAAGTTCCATAAAAAAAGCAATAAATGGAGTTTGAACCTTCTACTTGGTTTGGGTGCTAATTTGTACAATACAAAAATCAATGCTCTAGACGGAAATGGTCAAACTTATGCTCCTCAAATGAATGCTTTGGCGAACAAAGCTGGTGGCGGAGGTGCTAATCAGCAGTATGATATTACCAAATTAGCAGATCGTGATCTTGTATTGCAAGAGCTAAGAGGTATGTTAGACGATACTTATGAGACATTGGCACAACAAAATGCAAACAACTTAGTAACGTTGGGTGCGGATGAAAACCGTATGGTTTTGAATCCTTTTGTAAGTGTTGGATTGTCATTTGAATACTTGATTACTCCTCGTATTTCTATTGGTTTAGAGCATCAATCTTTCATCTCTGATGATGACTTTTTTGATGGAAAAAGCCGTAAAGAAAATGGATCTCGTACTTCTAGTATTGATATTCCTCATTATACCAGTATTCGTTTAGGATTCCATATTGGTAAAAAAGACAAAGCTATCCAACCGTTGTGGTTTGTTAATCCTTTGATCTATCCTATGCAAGATGTTGCTGATCTAAAAGAAAAACTAGATGACGATTGGTTTAACGATACGGATAATGATGGTGTGCCAGATGCATTGGATGAAGAAAAAGATACTCCTCCTGATACTGAGGTAGATAGCAAAGGACGTTCTTTGGATTCAGATGGTGATGGTGTTGTTAATAGCCAAGATAAAGAGCCTTTCTCTCCTCCTGGTTATCCTACTGACAAAGATGGTGTAGCACAAGTACCTAAACCAATCACTCCTGAAGATGTAAAAGTTATGCCTGGTGATCCTGAAACTGGTAAACACCCAACATTAGTAATTGGTGATGAGGTTTATGATCCGCTAGGAGCTTCTGGAGCAGGTGGAGGAACACTTAAAGATTGGTATTTGCCAATGGTTCACTTTGATTTAGATAAGTATTACTTGCGTCCAGAATCATATGAGCAATTACAACACGTTGCTAGTGTAATGAAAGGTTACCCTAAATTGAAAGTAGTTGTTCATGGACATACTGATGTTCGTTCTAGTGCTGAGTACAACGATATGTTATCGTATAACCGTACTATGACTTGTATTGATCATTTAGTAAACAAATATGGCATCGATCGTAGTCGTTTCATCCTAAAATACAATGGTGAAGTTGATAACTTGATTGACAA
- the porG gene encoding type IX secretion system protein PorG yields MRHILLLGCLLFFSTVNNLQAQYWEVSGMGGITLYHGDLAPDFSFQTPGAAGSFFVRRNVDPRVSLRFGASFGTISASDKKSLNPYNQARNLSFQSTLFEGSVGLEFNFLPFHHHSQKGRNRNQFTPYLVAGFGIFHHSPKAEYKGSMYALQPLGTEGQAPGQEYSLIQPSFIIGGGFKIDINSEWGIVIEGATRILFFDYLDDVSGQYADNRVIAGHRGSLGSAAIGLADRSGEVGQNIGRPGRQRGDSKTNDGYTMFTIGILYTMHQYRCPAW; encoded by the coding sequence GTGAGACATATATTATTACTAGGCTGTTTGCTTTTTTTTAGTACAGTCAATAACTTACAAGCACAATATTGGGAAGTAAGTGGAATGGGAGGAATCACACTCTATCATGGTGACTTGGCTCCCGATTTTTCATTTCAAACCCCTGGTGCGGCGGGTAGTTTTTTTGTACGTCGTAATGTCGATCCTAGGGTATCATTACGTTTTGGAGCTAGCTTTGGAACCATTAGCGCCTCTGACAAAAAATCATTAAATCCCTATAATCAAGCTCGAAATTTAAGCTTTCAATCTACTCTTTTTGAAGGATCTGTTGGGTTAGAATTCAACTTTCTCCCCTTTCACCACCATTCTCAAAAAGGAAGAAACCGCAATCAATTTACGCCCTATCTAGTCGCTGGATTTGGGATTTTTCACCATAGCCCCAAAGCGGAATACAAAGGCAGTATGTATGCCTTGCAACCGCTAGGAACAGAAGGTCAAGCCCCTGGACAAGAATATTCTCTGATACAACCTTCATTTATTATTGGAGGTGGGTTTAAAATAGACATCAATTCTGAATGGGGAATTGTAATTGAAGGAGCAACTAGAATTTTATTTTTTGATTATTTGGATGATGTAAGTGGGCAATATGCTGACAATCGTGTAATTGCTGGACATAGAGGCTCTTTGGGTAGTGCGGCAATTGGTTTGGCAGATCGTTCTGGTGAGGTTGGTCAAAATATAGGCAGACCAGGAAGACAGCGTGGCGATTCTAAAACCAATGATGGTTATACCATGTTTACCATTGGCATTCTTTATACCATGCATCAGTATCGTTGCCCAGCTTGGTAA
- a CDS encoding BamA/TamA family outer membrane protein: MIHRLFLIGILVAGCIRLVEGQISKVCIQSIDIIGYKKTKTTLIENELNISVGDSIPLEQLMPKLEQNKRFLVNTLLFNHVEIKILKWEEQNVHLLIVLKESWYIFPLPQFELADRNFNVWWTRHNRDIRRANLGMWLVWRNLTGYNDLLKVIVQFGYTRKFELDYTLPPMGQKRKFGFNINALYSDNKEIAYNTINNKLAFYNNFDISERQFQRIRGRFRGYYRRTLLETQQLELSFLQLSISDSIAAFNPHFFLGGNTVQRSFNLTYTYTLDKRDIRAYPLNGYYVKAILNKQGLGIFNDINQLQLTAHFGHYMQIGQHLSVATQIKGRYSFIRSQMPYNDNRALGFNEDFVRGYQYYVINGQDFLLVQSDINFKVLDVSIPLFRKFPISYLQALPLKIHLRYHLDLGYVWDRFYAQANHLSNTDLLGTGIGVDLIFYSYNIIVQFEYTFNKNGEKGLYLRYRFNF; this comes from the coding sequence ATGATACATCGCCTATTCTTGATTGGCATCCTTGTAGCAGGTTGCATTCGTTTAGTTGAGGGGCAAATTTCTAAAGTTTGCATCCAATCCATTGACATTATTGGGTACAAAAAAACTAAAACAACGCTTATTGAAAATGAACTCAACATAAGCGTAGGCGATTCGATTCCTTTAGAGCAACTAATGCCCAAACTGGAACAAAACAAACGCTTCTTAGTTAATACCCTATTATTTAACCATGTTGAGATCAAAATTCTAAAATGGGAAGAGCAAAATGTACACCTACTCATCGTACTCAAAGAATCTTGGTATATCTTTCCGCTGCCTCAATTTGAGTTAGCAGATAGAAATTTTAACGTTTGGTGGACTCGACACAACCGAGACATTCGTCGAGCTAATCTTGGCATGTGGTTAGTCTGGCGAAACTTAACGGGTTACAATGATTTATTAAAAGTAATTGTTCAGTTTGGATATACTCGAAAGTTTGAATTGGATTACACCCTCCCTCCTATGGGGCAAAAACGAAAATTTGGGTTTAATATTAATGCCTTATATTCTGACAATAAAGAAATTGCTTACAATACCATTAACAACAAGCTTGCTTTTTACAATAACTTTGATATTTCGGAACGTCAGTTTCAGCGTATTCGAGGGCGTTTTAGAGGCTATTATAGGCGTACACTATTGGAAACTCAGCAATTAGAATTAAGCTTTTTGCAACTAAGCATTAGCGACTCTATAGCCGCTTTTAATCCCCATTTTTTTTTAGGAGGAAATACGGTACAACGATCTTTTAATCTTACCTATACCTATACACTAGACAAAAGGGATATTCGAGCCTACCCTTTGAATGGTTACTATGTAAAAGCCATTTTAAACAAACAAGGATTAGGAATATTTAACGACATCAATCAATTGCAACTGACCGCTCATTTTGGGCATTATATGCAAATTGGTCAACATTTAAGTGTTGCAACCCAAATAAAAGGACGTTATAGTTTTATCCGTTCCCAAATGCCTTATAACGACAATCGAGCTTTAGGTTTTAATGAAGATTTTGTTAGAGGGTATCAATATTACGTCATCAATGGGCAAGATTTTTTATTGGTGCAATCGGATATAAATTTTAAAGTACTAGATGTTTCGATTCCATTATTCCGCAAATTTCCCATTAGTTATCTGCAAGCCCTCCCGCTAAAAATTCATCTTCGTTATCATCTAGATTTAGGCTATGTTTGGGATCGTTTTTATGCACAAGCCAACCACTTAAGCAATACAGATTTGCTAGGAACAGGCATAGGGGTAGATTTAATTTTCTATTCTTATAATATAATTGTGCAATTTGAATACACTTTTAACAAAAATGGCGAAAAAGGTCTATATTTACGTTATCGCTTTAATTTTTAG
- a CDS encoding F0F1 ATP synthase subunit epsilon gives MDLIILTPGQTVFKGQVTAVNTPGTSGKLEILENHAPVVASLKEGTITVTTASNEVVEFETTGGFLEVLSNHVSILLETVKQ, from the coding sequence ATGGATTTAATCATATTAACACCTGGGCAAACGGTGTTTAAAGGTCAAGTAACTGCCGTAAATACACCAGGAACAAGTGGTAAGTTAGAAATTCTAGAAAATCACGCACCTGTTGTTGCTTCTCTAAAAGAAGGTACTATTACGGTAACTACTGCTTCTAACGAAGTGGTTGAATTTGAAACTACTGGTGGTTTTTTAGAGGTTTTGTCTAACCATGTTTCTATCTTATTAGAAACCGTTAAGCAATAG
- the atpD gene encoding F0F1 ATP synthase subunit beta: MSQNIGRIKQIIGPVVDVSFSDEGAKLPEILNALTVTRDNGEVLVLECQKHLGEDSVRTIAMDSTEGLKRGTACVDTGAPILMPTTNAIKGRLLNVVGETIDGIKTIDANASKSSIHRKPPKFEELSTSSEILFTGIKVVDLIAPYLKGGKIGLFGGAGVGKTVLIMELINNIAKGYSGLSVFAGVGERTREGNDLLREMIESNVIKYGEEFVHSMEKGDWDLSKVDLKELEKSQATLVFGQMNEPPGARARVALSGLTIAEHFRDGDPSEAKGRDILFFIDNIFRFTQAGAEVSALLGRMPSAVGYQPTLATEMGMMQERITSTKRGSITSVQAVYVPADDLTDPAPATTFAHLDATTVLNRKLASLGIYPAVDPLDSTSKILTKEIVGEKHYECAQRVIFTLQRYKELQDIIAILGMEELSEEDKQIVHRARRVQRFLSQPFHVAEQFTGLEGVLVGIEDTIKGFNMIMDGEVDQYPEAAFNLVGSIEDAIKKGEKMLAEVEA; encoded by the coding sequence ATGTCACAAAATATTGGACGTATCAAGCAAATCATTGGTCCTGTTGTAGATGTTAGCTTCTCTGACGAAGGTGCCAAATTGCCAGAAATTCTTAACGCACTTACTGTAACTAGAGATAATGGTGAGGTATTGGTGCTAGAATGCCAAAAACACTTAGGAGAAGACAGCGTACGTACTATTGCAATGGATAGTACAGAAGGTCTAAAAAGAGGAACTGCCTGTGTGGATACTGGTGCTCCTATCCTAATGCCTACAACTAATGCGATCAAAGGTCGTTTGTTAAACGTAGTAGGTGAAACAATTGATGGTATTAAGACCATTGATGCTAATGCTTCAAAAAGCTCAATTCACCGTAAACCACCTAAATTTGAAGAACTATCAACTAGTTCAGAAATCTTATTTACAGGTATCAAAGTAGTAGATTTGATTGCTCCTTACCTAAAAGGAGGAAAAATTGGTTTATTTGGAGGTGCTGGTGTAGGTAAGACCGTATTGATTATGGAGCTTATCAACAACATTGCTAAAGGATATTCTGGATTATCTGTATTTGCTGGTGTAGGTGAGCGTACTCGTGAAGGAAACGATTTGCTTCGTGAGATGATTGAATCTAACGTAATCAAATACGGTGAAGAATTTGTTCACAGCATGGAAAAGGGTGACTGGGATTTATCAAAAGTAGACCTCAAAGAGTTAGAGAAATCTCAAGCTACTTTGGTATTTGGTCAAATGAATGAGCCTCCTGGTGCACGTGCACGTGTAGCTTTGTCTGGATTGACAATTGCAGAGCATTTCCGTGATGGTGACCCAAGCGAAGCAAAAGGACGTGATATTTTGTTCTTTATCGATAATATTTTCCGTTTTACACAAGCTGGTGCTGAGGTATCTGCTTTGTTGGGACGTATGCCTTCTGCGGTAGGTTATCAGCCAACTTTGGCAACAGAGATGGGTATGATGCAAGAGCGTATTACTTCTACTAAGCGTGGTTCTATTACTTCGGTACAGGCGGTTTATGTACCTGCGGATGATTTAACGGATCCAGCTCCTGCTACTACTTTTGCTCACTTGGATGCTACTACGGTATTAAATCGTAAATTGGCTTCTTTGGGTATTTATCCTGCTGTGGATCCATTGGATTCTACTTCTAAAATCTTGACAAAAGAGATTGTTGGTGAGAAGCATTACGAATGTGCTCAACGTGTAATCTTTACCCTACAACGTTATAAAGAATTGCAAGATATTATTGCGATCTTGGGTATGGAAGAGCTTTCTGAAGAAGATAAGCAAATCGTACACCGTGCTCGTCGTGTTCAACGTTTCCTTTCTCAGCCTTTCCACGTAGCAGAGCAGTTTACTGGTCTAGAGGGTGTATTGGTAGGTATCGAAGATACGATCAAAGGGTTTAACATGATCATGGATGGAGAAGTTGATCAATATCCTGAGGCTGCATTTAACCTTGTTGGTTCTATCGAAGATGCAATCAAGAAAGGTGAAAAAATGTTGGCTGAGGTTGAAGCTTAG
- a CDS encoding NAD kinase, whose product MNIAIYSRFLKKDHISFVQILFDILAQRDANLFIFEEYYKSFGDKIKVQQQLSFFQEHDDFKAQNIDFVISLGGDGTILDVVTIVRDSGVPIMGINLGRLGFLAMIEKSRIEQALDALYSDSYTLDPRSILYLESFPSIFGDKNFALNDFTILKRDTSSMVIIHTYVNGEFLNSYWADGIIVATPTGSTGYSLSCGGPIIFPKSGNFIITPVAPHNLNVRPIVLSDNAVISFEVEGRAKNFLCTLDSRYETIDTHFQLAVRKADFQINLVRFTDRNFLYMIREKLKWGIDSRNY is encoded by the coding sequence TTGAATATAGCCATTTATAGCAGATTTTTAAAAAAAGATCATATTTCCTTCGTTCAAATTCTCTTTGATATTTTAGCCCAAAGAGATGCCAATCTGTTTATTTTTGAAGAATACTATAAAAGCTTTGGCGATAAAATCAAGGTTCAACAGCAACTAAGTTTTTTTCAAGAACACGATGATTTCAAAGCTCAAAATATTGATTTTGTCATTAGTTTGGGAGGAGATGGAACCATCCTAGATGTGGTGACGATTGTTCGGGATAGTGGTGTTCCCATTATGGGCATCAACTTAGGAAGGCTTGGCTTTTTGGCAATGATAGAAAAAAGTCGAATAGAGCAAGCCTTAGATGCACTTTATAGCGACAGTTATACCTTAGATCCTCGCTCTATTCTCTATTTAGAATCGTTCCCCTCTATTTTTGGGGATAAGAATTTTGCTTTAAACGATTTTACAATCCTAAAAAGGGATACCTCGTCAATGGTTATTATACATACCTATGTCAATGGCGAGTTTCTAAATTCATACTGGGCAGATGGAATTATTGTTGCCACTCCTACTGGCTCTACTGGTTATTCTCTAAGTTGTGGAGGACCTATTATATTTCCAAAATCGGGCAATTTTATTATTACCCCTGTAGCACCACACAATTTAAATGTTCGACCGATTGTATTATCCGACAATGCCGTTATTTCATTTGAGGTAGAAGGTCGTGCTAAGAATTTTTTGTGCACCCTTGATTCTCGTTATGAAACCATTGATACGCATTTTCAACTAGCTGTTCGAAAGGCAGACTTTCAGATTAATTTAGTTCGTTTTACCGATCGCAACTTCTTGTACATGATACGAGAGAAGCTCAAATGGGGCATTGACTCTAGAAATTATTAA